The following are encoded in a window of Haloarcula halophila genomic DNA:
- a CDS encoding ATP-dependent DNA helicase: MATTDDGYLRFFPYEEPYDHQREAMATISEAFEDGQDVLFEGACGTGKTLASLVPALEHARETNKTVVITTNVHQQMRQFVADARAITDEEDLRAVVFRGKGSMCHIDVDYEECQALRDTTRDLVETEQDIADLEQRESELLEAGQEGSSEAMEARDAVVDELRQLQDDLAELESERSTCDHYYRNLTVDTEAFYAWLYDDVRTPDDVYEYAHERGMCGYELLKEGMDGVDLVVCNYHHLLDPTIREQFFRWLGRDPEDIIAVFDEAHNVESAARDHARRTLTENTLDQAVDELDGVDDDRAGAAENVLAAFRDALVETYEDSFGFGERERVDDHWEDITVANDEKRDDLTLTFLQGYTGPGFHEELTAATELGRDLDARYEEEFKEGKLDTRKECQTLQAAAFLDAWLSESDEAGQYPVVSVRRDESTDEVYGRAELYTCIPEEVTRDLFAELHASVLMSATLRPFDVTEDVVGLDDPVTMAYGAQFPEERRRTYAVDGPALFASERDDPQTQQTVARTLEDVIRFTPGNTLVFCPSYSEARRYYEMVAVSGTRYLDEPGTQARDLREAFVDGDDGVLFTSLWGTLGEGVSYDGDDARTVVVVGVPYPHLDDRMEAVQDAYGTAFADGEDDTPSADEAGWRYAVEIPTVRKTRQALGRVVRSPEDFGARILLDKRYTEAAEMEMHDYAVRGTFPPEERREMVDIDPEKLKFAMLNFYQDRDAYDGPPPKP; the protein is encoded by the coding sequence GTGGCGACGACCGACGACGGCTACCTCCGGTTTTTCCCCTACGAGGAGCCCTACGACCACCAGCGGGAGGCGATGGCCACCATCTCCGAGGCCTTCGAAGACGGGCAGGACGTCCTCTTCGAGGGAGCCTGTGGCACCGGGAAGACGTTGGCCTCGCTGGTCCCGGCGCTCGAACACGCCCGCGAGACCAACAAGACCGTCGTCATCACGACGAACGTCCACCAGCAGATGCGCCAGTTCGTGGCCGACGCCCGGGCGATCACCGACGAGGAAGACCTGCGAGCGGTCGTCTTCCGCGGGAAGGGGTCGATGTGTCACATCGACGTCGACTACGAGGAGTGTCAGGCCCTGCGGGACACGACCCGCGATCTGGTCGAGACCGAACAGGACATCGCCGATCTCGAACAGCGCGAGAGCGAACTGCTGGAGGCCGGCCAGGAGGGCAGCAGCGAGGCGATGGAGGCACGCGACGCCGTCGTCGACGAACTCCGACAGCTCCAGGACGACCTGGCGGAACTGGAGTCCGAGCGGTCGACGTGTGACCACTACTACCGGAACCTCACGGTCGACACCGAGGCGTTCTACGCCTGGCTCTACGACGACGTGCGCACACCCGACGACGTCTACGAGTACGCCCACGAGCGGGGGATGTGTGGCTACGAACTGCTGAAAGAGGGGATGGACGGCGTCGACCTCGTGGTGTGTAACTACCACCACCTGCTGGACCCGACGATCCGCGAGCAGTTCTTCCGCTGGCTCGGCCGCGATCCCGAGGACATCATCGCCGTCTTCGACGAGGCCCACAACGTCGAGTCGGCCGCTCGCGATCACGCCCGTCGCACGCTGACCGAGAACACGCTCGACCAGGCCGTCGACGAACTCGACGGGGTCGACGACGACCGGGCCGGCGCGGCCGAGAACGTCCTGGCGGCGTTCCGGGACGCGTTGGTCGAGACCTACGAGGACTCCTTCGGTTTCGGTGAGCGCGAACGGGTCGACGACCACTGGGAGGACATCACCGTCGCCAACGACGAGAAACGCGACGATCTGACGCTGACCTTCCTCCAGGGGTACACCGGCCCCGGCTTCCACGAGGAACTGACGGCGGCGACAGAACTGGGGCGGGACCTGGATGCCCGCTACGAGGAGGAGTTCAAAGAGGGGAAACTCGACACCCGCAAGGAGTGTCAGACCCTCCAGGCGGCGGCCTTCCTCGACGCGTGGCTCTCCGAGAGCGACGAGGCCGGCCAGTACCCCGTCGTCAGCGTCCGCCGGGACGAGAGCACCGACGAGGTGTACGGGCGGGCGGAACTGTACACCTGTATCCCCGAGGAGGTGACCCGGGACCTGTTCGCGGAACTGCACGCGTCGGTGCTGATGAGCGCCACGTTGCGCCCCTTCGACGTGACCGAGGACGTCGTCGGCCTGGACGACCCGGTGACGATGGCCTACGGCGCGCAGTTCCCCGAGGAGCGCCGGCGAACCTACGCCGTCGACGGACCGGCGCTGTTTGCCAGCGAGCGCGACGACCCACAGACACAGCAGACGGTCGCCCGGACGCTCGAAGACGTGATCCGGTTCACGCCGGGCAACACGCTCGTGTTCTGTCCGTCCTACAGCGAGGCCCGGCGCTACTACGAGATGGTCGCGGTCAGCGGGACCCGCTATCTGGACGAACCCGGCACACAGGCCCGTGACCTCCGTGAGGCGTTCGTCGACGGCGACGACGGCGTCCTCTTTACCTCGCTGTGGGGGACCCTCGGCGAGGGGGTCAGCTACGACGGCGACGACGCCCGGACCGTCGTCGTCGTCGGCGTCCCCTATCCCCACCTCGACGACCGGATGGAGGCCGTCCAGGACGCCTACGGAACCGCGTTCGCCGACGGCGAGGACGACACCCCCTCGGCTGACGAGGCGGGCTGGCGGTACGCCGTCGAGATTCCGACCGTCCGGAAGACCCGACAAGCCCTGGGCCGGGTCGTCCGCTCGCCAGAGGACTTCGGGGCGCGTATCCTCCTGGACAAGCGCTACACCGAGGCCGCAGAGATGGAGATGCACGACTACGCCGTCCGGGGCACGTTCCCCCCGGAGGAGCGCCGGGAGATGGTCGACATCGACCCCGAGAAACTGAAGTTCGCGATGCTGAACTTCTATCAGGACAGGGACGCCTACGACGGGCCACCACCCAAGCCCTGA